From the genome of Vicia villosa cultivar HV-30 ecotype Madison, WI linkage group LG2, Vvil1.0, whole genome shotgun sequence, one region includes:
- the LOC131649342 gene encoding uncharacterized protein At4g04775-like, with amino-acid sequence MEATSSSSVGNSIGRSIPRCGCNESLKMFVSNTHENPRRKFWRCKNRGKSDAACDLFLWDDEVMENIMTGGKKEVFRGGELVINNSEFTVDQMKAFGLQFGKEFGKEFSKEFGLEASSKKVEKLKKLMNVERKKNFRLMVALVASWMLLFVVYKIG; translated from the exons ATGGAAGCTACCAGTAGCTCGTCAGTTGGCAATTCAATCGGTAGATCAATACCCAGATGTGGATGCAACGAATCATTGAAGATGTTTGTCTCAAACACACACGAAAACCCTCGGAGGAAGTTCTGGAGATGCAAGAATCGTGGAAAG AGTGATGCAGCATGCGATTTGTTTCTTTGGGATGATGAAGTCATGGAAAACATTATGACaggtggaaagaaagaagttttCAGAGGTGGAGAGTTGGTTATCAACAACAGTGAATTCACAGTTGATCAAATGAAAGCTTTTGGATTACAGTTTGGGAAAGAGTTTGGAAAGGAGTTTTCCAAAGAATTTGGCCTGGAGGCATCTTCAAAGAAGGTTGAAAAGTTGAAAAAGTTGATGAATgttgaaaggaaaaaaaacttCAGGTTGATGGTGGCCTTGGTAGCATCTTggatgttgttgtttgttgtctaCAAGATAGGTTAA
- the LOC131649343 gene encoding metalloendoproteinase 2-MMP-like, with translation MGELKKFFQKLLNIFLYFFKISFLKVFPSSPLQTPKHSLKQITLPRCGVPDMNFEYGFTDSVNVSWPKGNTWFPFGARNLTYGFLPESKIPLNFTQVMRNALTRWSQTTNVLNFTETAYDVADIKIGFYIYDDGVEDVVIGDSYISKQPNSNVTSGVVSLDASKYWVLPADNYTWSWKDGEVDLETAVMHQIGHLLGLDHSSDEESIMYPTILPSQQRKVQRTDSDNKAIQQLYSNVTKGNNTSNGYIGRFTLFGSSNGFVISLSLGFAFMAMLN, from the exons atgggggaactcaaaaagt tttttcaaaaattgttaaatattttcctatatttttttaaaatttcatttttgaaagtcttcccctcctctcccctccaaactcccaaacatagtctAAAGCAAATCACGTTACCACGATGTGGTGTCCCTGACATGAATTTCGAGTATGGTTTCACAGATTCAGTTAATGTGTCTTGGCCGAAAGGAAATACCTGGTTTCCATTCGGCGCTAGAAACCTTACCTATGGATTTCTTCCGGAGAGTAAAATTCCACTAAATTTTACACAAGTGATGAGAAATGCCTTAACGCGATGGTCACAGACTACAAACGTTCTCAATTTCACCGAAACAGCTTATGATGTTGCTGACATTAAGATTGGTTTCTACATTTACGATGATGGGGTTGAGGATGTTGTGATAGGAGACTCTTATATAAGCAAGCAACCCAATTCTAATGTAACCTCAGGTGTGGTATCACTTGACGCTTCCAAGTACTGGGTGTTGCCAGCTGACAACTACACGTGGTCATGGAAGGATGGTGAAGTCGACTTGGAGACTGCGGTGATGCATCAGATAGGCCATCTGCTTGGACTTGATCATTCTTCTGATGAGGAGTCAATTATGTATCCAACAATATTGCCATCACAACAAAGGAAGGTGCAGAGAACAGATTCTGATAACAAAGCCATCCAACAACTCTATTCCAATGTTACTAAAGGCAACAACACAAGTAATGGTTACATTGGACGCTTCACATTGTTTGGGTCGAGTAATGGTTTTGTAATATCTTTGTCCCTTGGATTTGCTTTCATGGCCATGCTCAACTAG